Sequence from the Caballeronia sp. SL2Y3 genome:
CCGCCAACATCGCTGCTTCCTTGCATCGATAAACTTTGACACGTAAACAAGCCTTGTCCGCCCGTAGTCGATGCTAACCTAAGCATTCCAAACAAATAGCTGTAAGGGATAAAACGCACGACGAGGACCACAGCAGGCAATCATGGAACCGCAAGCGCATCCGCTAGAGCCGTGGGGAAAACTGAGCCGCGCCGCCGCCGACTGCATCGGCGAACGCAGCATGCACCCGCTGTACGACCACATGCTGGACGTCGCCGCCTGCTTTCTAGCCGCGCTCAAAGAAGGCACGCGTTTGCGCAACGCCTTCGACACCGTGGCGGGTCGACCCTTGAGCGAGCAAGACATCGAGCGGCTCGCGGTCTTCGCCTGCCTCCATGATCTCGGCAAGGCAAACAGCGGCTTCCAGGCAAAGCGTTGGAAAGGTAACGCGCCGGCTGGCTGGCCGTCGCCCGCGGGTCATGGCGTCGAAGCATTCTTGCTGTTTCGGGACGAAGACCTCGCTTCCTGCTTGCCGCTCGAATCCATCAAGACATGGAGTCCGGACGCGGAGTCGTTGCTGCTGGCGAGTCTTTCGCATCACGGCCGTCCATTGCCGGCTCCGAACGGTCAAGACCCGATCATCTGGAAGCCGGTGCGAGACCGCGCAGGCTCCGTTATCTACAGTCCCAAAGAAGCAATACGAAAAATCGGCGAGCAGTTGCAGCGAGATTTCCCCCGCGCGTTCGAGCCCGATGGGGATCCGCTGCCATCGACTCCGGCGTTCGTTCATCTTTTCGCGGGCGTCATCCAGTTCGCGGATTGGCTCGGATCACATCCCGGCTTTTTTCCCTACAGCGATCCGGGCACACGTCGGACGCGAGCGGAGGCCGAAGAACGCGCGACACGTGCTGTATCCACAATCGGCCTCGATGCGTGCGCCGCGCGCATCGAGCTCCTGCAACGCCCTATCTCGTTCGAGTCCGCATTCGATGGTAAAGCGCCGAGGCCCGTGCAAGCCGCGCTCGGCGACAGTGACCTCGGACCGTTGCTCATCCTCGAATCGGAGACGGGTAGCGGCAAGACGGAAGCCGCGCTATGGCGCTTCGTCCGGCTCCTGGCCGAGCATAAGGTCGATTCGCTGTACTTCGCGCTGCCGACGCGCGTCGCCGCAGCACAGGTGTACGAACGCGTGCTGAAGTTCGTGCGTAGTCTCTGGCCGCTCGACGCGCCCGTTGTCGTTCGCGCGCTTCCGGGCTATGAAAGCGCCGACGGCAGCGACAAGATCGCGCTGCCGGATTTCATCGTGCAATGGTCCGATCACCCCGGCGACGCGAGAGCCGCGACGCGCTGGGCGGCGGAATCGCCGAAGCGTTTTCTCGCGGCGACGATCGCGGTCGGCACCATCGACCAGGTTCTGCTCGCCGGGCTCATGGTCCGTCACGCGCACATGCGTCATGCCTTGCTGAGCCGTTCGTTGCTGGTCGTCGACGAGGTGCACGCGTCGGACATCTATATGTCGCAACTGCTGGAGCAGGTGTTGACCGCGCACGTTGGCACGGGCGGCCATGCGTTGCTGTTGTCGGCGACGCTCGGTTCCAGGCAGCGCACGCCCTTTCAGCAGATCGCGCAGCGGTCGGCGGCGGCGCTCGCCTTGCCGAGCGTGGAGCAAGCCCGCGCCTTGCCTTATCCCGCGCTGACTGACGGCGCGAACATCCGTAGCTTGGCGGCCAGTGGCGCGTCAAAGACCGTCCACTGGTCCACGCTCGACGCAATCGATGACCACGAGCGCATCGCGCGTTTGGCGATCGACGCAGCGAGCCGCGGCGCACGCGTGCTGATCGTTCGTAACACGGTGCCGTCGGCCATCGCGACGCAGCAAGCCGTCGAGCGTCTCATCGACGGTTCGGGCGATCGAGGCATACTGTTCGACCTGAATGGCGTCGTCACGCTGCATCACGGTCACTTCAGCCGCCAGGACCGTCCGCTGCTCGATGCAGCGGTGGAATCGCGCCTCGGCAAGAGGCGGTCGGCGCTGAAGGGCTGCATCGTGGTCGGCACGCAGACGCTCGAGCAGAGCCTCGATATCGACGCCGATCTGCTCATCACCGACA
This genomic interval carries:
- the cas3 gene encoding CRISPR-associated helicase Cas3', which produces MEPQAHPLEPWGKLSRAAADCIGERSMHPLYDHMLDVAACFLAALKEGTRLRNAFDTVAGRPLSEQDIERLAVFACLHDLGKANSGFQAKRWKGNAPAGWPSPAGHGVEAFLLFRDEDLASCLPLESIKTWSPDAESLLLASLSHHGRPLPAPNGQDPIIWKPVRDRAGSVIYSPKEAIRKIGEQLQRDFPRAFEPDGDPLPSTPAFVHLFAGVIQFADWLGSHPGFFPYSDPGTRRTRAEAEERATRAVSTIGLDACAARIELLQRPISFESAFDGKAPRPVQAALGDSDLGPLLILESETGSGKTEAALWRFVRLLAEHKVDSLYFALPTRVAAAQVYERVLKFVRSLWPLDAPVVVRALPGYESADGSDKIALPDFIVQWSDHPGDARAATRWAAESPKRFLAATIAVGTIDQVLLAGLMVRHAHMRHALLSRSLLVVDEVHASDIYMSQLLEQVLTAHVGTGGHALLLSATLGSRQRTPFQQIAQRSAAALALPSVEQARALPYPALTDGANIRSLAASGASKTVHWSTLDAIDDHERIARLAIDAASRGARVLIVRNTVPSAIATQQAVERLIDGSGDRGILFDLNGVVTLHHGHFSRQDRPLLDAAVESRLGKRRSALKGCIVVGTQTLEQSLDIDADLLITDICPMDVLLQRIGRLHRQQRDALERPEGFRDAHAWVLTPAGNSFETYLHKPRNGLGRSKNGGGVYPDLSMIEATRRLIVEAPCRVIPRDNRLLVERATHPDCLLAIQSELGPAWEKLGQELESGQESERSLARRQALNYKAPFSDRLFPDDERRLTTRLGMEDRLVEFDPPVPGPFGVDVQRIVLPHHMLNGVDADAKPSNVTRHEHGFEFSLGATVFRYGRYGVERVGSERKDDD